A stretch of the Solanum dulcamara chromosome 6, daSolDulc1.2, whole genome shotgun sequence genome encodes the following:
- the LOC129892422 gene encoding ABC transporter G family member 10-like, with amino-acid sequence MEILPVKTSNSDRYKIEARNLSYKLPPKYNEFKWLGKKLVTNNKTSTYILRNVNCEAKPGEITAVVGPSGAGKTTLLDILAGNVGPSSVSGHVLVNDQPMKPSNFRRISGYVTQDEALFSLLTVEETLMYSAQFRLRAGDDKAKDRASKLLNELGLDHVAGLKVGSESSRTISGGEKRRVAIGVELVHDPSVVLLDEPTSGLDSASAFHVMNLLKSMAKNQGKTIVLTIHQPGFRILELFNRAVLLSNGFVLHNGSLHLLEEKLKSTGHFIPHHVNVLEFAMDITDSLAECLHSGDQSDIEKCETEQESDNVPNKNTNKEVLYSNSPLKEVLILSQRFCRNIFRTKQLFLAKVIQALLVGLILGSIFFNAYNNTTKNLELQSQVGFFAFSLTFLLSSNTEALPIFLEERRILMRETSRGAYRIYSYNIANTIVFLPFLFIVALLYAIPVYWLVGLKYEFSSFAYYTLVSWMIFAMGNSFVAACSALVPNFLLGMSFIGCLIGAFFLFSGYFISKESIPMFWLFVHYLSLFKYPFECFLINEYGGESGKLKCIQKVDGVCLMYGEQLLARYGLEESQKWFNIAIMLSFIFCYRFLCFLILWYRSIRNKC; translated from the coding sequence ATGGAAATTTTACCTGTGAAGACATCAAATTCTGATAGATATAAAATTGAAGCAAGAAATCTTTCCTACAAATTACCTCCAAAATATAATGAGTTTAAATGGTTAGGCAAAAAGTTGGTTACCAACAACAAGACTAGTACTTATATACTAAGGAATGTGAATTGTGAAGCCAAACCAGGGGAAATTACAGCAGTTGTTGGTCCAAGTGGTGCGGGAAAAACGACGTTGTTGGACATTCTAGCAGGAAATGTTGGTCCATCAAGTGTTTCTGGTCATGTTCTTGTTAATGATCAGCCTATGAAGCCTTCAAATTTCAGGAGAATATCAGGCTATGTGACACAAGATGAGGCTTTATTCTCTCTACTCACTGTTGAAGAGACTCTGATGTATAGTGCACAATTCAGGCTACGTGCAGGGGACGATAAGGCCAAAGACAGAGCTTCAAAGCTGTTGAATGAGCTTGGTTTGGACCATGTTGCTGGTTTAAAAGTTGGGAGTGAATCAAGCAGGACTATTTCAGGTGGTGAGAAGCGTAGAGTGGCGATTGGAGTTGAATTAGTCCATGATCCTTCTGTTGTTCTGCTCGACGAACCAACTTCAGGTCTTGATTCTGCTTCAGCTTTCCATGTTATGAATCTGTTAAAATCAATGGCTAAGAATCAAGGTAAGACAATTGTACTAACCATCCATCAGCCTGGTTTTCGAATTCTTGAACTTTTCAATAGAGCTGTGTTGCTGTCAAATGGCTTTGTCCTTCACAATGGATCTTTGCATCTTCTTGAAGAGAAACTTAAGTCCACTGGCCATTTCATTCCTCATCATGTCAATGTTCTTGAATTCGCTATGGATATAACAGATAGCCTTGCAGAATGCCTACATTCTGGAGATCAAAGTGACATTGAAAAATGTGAAACAGAACAAGAAAGTGATAATGTGCCTAATAAAAACACTAATAAGGAAGTTCTATACTCCAATTCTCCACTGAAGGAAGTACTAATTCTAAGCCAGAGATTCTGCAGGAACATTTTCAGGACAAAACAACTTTTCTTGGCTAAGGTAATCCAAGCATTACTTGTGGGGCTAATTTTAGGATCAATATTTTTCAATGCTTATAACAACACCACCAAGAATTTGGAGCTGCAATCTCAAGTTGGATTCTTTGCTTTTAGTCTCACATTCTTGTTGTCATCCAACACGGAAGCTCTACCAATTTTCTTAGAAGAAAGGAGAATCCTAATGAGGGAAACATCTAGAGGAGCCTACAGGATTTACTCCTACAATATAGCTAACACTATAGTGTTCCTTCCTTTCCTTTTCATAGTGGCTCTTCTCTATGCTATACCAGTATACTGGCTAGTCGGATTGAAGTATGAATTCAGTTCATTCGCGTACTATACTCTGGTGTCATGGATGATTTTCGCGATGGGGAATTCATTCGTGGCAGCCTGTTCTGCACTAGTGCCAAATTTCCTCCTTGGAATGTCATTTATCGGTTGCCTAATAGGtgcatttttccttttctcaGGGTACTTTATATCGAAGGAGTCAATCCCCATGTTCTGGCTATTTGTGCATTATCTGAGTCTGTTTAAGTATCCGTTTGAATGTTTCTTGATTAATGAATATGGAGGAGAGAGTGGGAAACTGAAATGCATACAGAAAGTTGATGGAGTGTGCCTAATGTATGGAGAACAGTTGTTGGCGCGATACGGTTTGGAGGAATCACAGAAGTGGTTTAACATAGCTATTATGTTGAGTTTCATCTTTTGTTACAGGTTTTTATGTTTTCTGATTCTCTGGTATAGATCTATCAGAAACAAATGTTGA